In the genome of Bacillus sp. S3, one region contains:
- the cls gene encoding cardiolipin synthase, with translation MKRKRLEFFFVIVMLILCCVVLFTGLPFKWKGLLIGLYGLIILSTVQALWLENRPPQNTLLWTYILVLLPVIGYIFYVYSGQLLVKGELFKSKRRSDRELLEALSNKQRALDVSQLNDHQRCFAEYLDRVTLTDQNQNTTTTVLHNGTETFEEIKRRLMAAKDFIHLEYYIFRSDRLGQEIIDILLAKVQEGVEVRLMVDAVGSYSLSRAVTKEMEAAGIQVYPFLPIKTAWYNQKFNFRNHRKIIIIDGKVGFVGGLNVGIEYLGEDDDYGYWCDTHVVLEGEAVQTLHAIFILDWKYVSGETLFDQERYIKEHPADGDGLVHVVATGPETSDNMSDHYYALCTCATKSIWIATPYFIPDQAIQTALRVAARKGIQVRLMVPETNDGFLTQYATQSYFPELLRAGIEVYSYEKGFLHKKVVIVDGDLASIGTANVDMRSFHLNFEVNLFLTGTTSIGDLVDQFEEDLKDCRRIRPVEFYKRNMAVKSKESFARLFSGIL, from the coding sequence ATGAAACGTAAACGCCTGGAATTTTTCTTTGTTATCGTCATGCTTATTTTATGCTGCGTGGTTTTGTTTACCGGCCTGCCGTTTAAATGGAAAGGGTTGTTGATCGGCCTTTATGGCTTGATTATTCTATCCACCGTGCAGGCGTTATGGCTCGAAAACCGGCCGCCGCAAAACACATTACTATGGACCTATATCTTAGTGTTATTGCCGGTAATTGGCTATATTTTCTATGTCTACTCCGGTCAGCTGCTCGTGAAGGGGGAATTGTTCAAATCAAAGCGGAGGAGTGACCGGGAATTATTAGAGGCCCTCAGTAATAAACAGCGCGCACTGGATGTGTCGCAGCTGAATGACCACCAGCGCTGTTTTGCCGAATATTTAGACCGGGTGACCTTAACTGATCAAAATCAGAACACGACGACCACCGTGTTACATAACGGAACGGAAACCTTTGAGGAAATTAAGCGGCGCCTGATGGCCGCGAAGGATTTTATCCATTTGGAATATTATATTTTCCGCTCTGACCGTCTTGGGCAGGAGATAATTGACATTTTACTTGCCAAGGTACAAGAAGGCGTTGAGGTTCGGCTAATGGTGGATGCAGTCGGCAGTTATTCTTTATCACGTGCCGTCACGAAAGAAATGGAAGCAGCAGGCATTCAGGTTTACCCCTTTTTACCGATCAAAACCGCTTGGTATAATCAGAAATTTAACTTCCGCAATCATCGAAAAATTATTATTATTGACGGCAAAGTGGGGTTTGTCGGCGGCCTCAATGTGGGGATTGAATATCTTGGGGAGGATGATGACTACGGCTATTGGTGTGATACCCATGTCGTTCTTGAAGGGGAAGCGGTGCAGACCCTCCATGCGATATTTATATTGGATTGGAAGTACGTGAGCGGCGAGACATTGTTTGACCAGGAACGCTATATCAAAGAACATCCCGCTGACGGTGATGGCTTGGTTCATGTGGTGGCGACAGGCCCGGAAACAAGTGATAACATGAGTGACCATTATTATGCGCTGTGCACCTGTGCCACAAAGTCGATTTGGATTGCTACCCCCTATTTTATCCCGGATCAAGCGATACAAACAGCGCTGCGCGTTGCCGCCCGGAAAGGAATTCAAGTTCGTTTGATGGTGCCTGAAACCAATGACGGTTTTCTCACGCAATATGCGACCCAGTCCTATTTTCCAGAGTTGCTTCGGGCGGGAATTGAAGTATATTCCTATGAAAAAGGCTTTTTGCATAAAAAAGTCGTGATTGTTGACGGAGATCTTGCCTCGATTGGAACGGCGAATGTTGATATGCGCAGCTTTCACTTAAACTTTGAAGTGAATTTGTTTTTAACGGGAACAACTTCGATTGGTGATTTAGTGGACCAATTTGAGGAGGACCTAAAGGATTGCCGGCGGATCCGCCCTGTGGAGTTCTATAAACGCAACATGGCGGTGAAAAGCAAGGAATCATTTGCCCGCCTGTTTTCTGGAATTCTATAA
- a CDS encoding CheR family methyltransferase, whose protein sequence is MEINLLLEGLYQAYGYDFRGYVRASLGRRILNRLRAERLPTITALLDKVLHEKGYLERLLNDLSIRMTEMYRDPGFFAAFRKEVVPLLRELPEIRIWHAGCATGEEVYSMAILMLEEGLADKTTIYATDMNEKAVEAAQKGAFPLKKMQQYTKNYLKAGGEKAFSEYYTADHQSAYFRPCLVERLIFAQHNLVTDGSFNEFHVILCRNVLIYFDNELQQQVHRLLYNSLADHGFMALGSKESILFMPQGLNYEEFNGPERIYRKK, encoded by the coding sequence ATGGAAATCAATCTGCTGCTTGAAGGTTTATATCAGGCATATGGCTATGATTTCCGCGGGTACGTGCGTGCTTCTCTCGGCAGACGGATTCTGAATCGGCTGCGGGCGGAGCGGCTGCCAACCATCACGGCCCTATTGGATAAAGTGCTGCACGAGAAAGGCTATTTGGAACGCTTATTGAATGATTTGTCGATTCGAATGACGGAAATGTACCGGGACCCCGGCTTTTTCGCTGCCTTCCGCAAGGAGGTCGTGCCGCTGTTACGGGAGCTGCCGGAAATTCGTATTTGGCATGCCGGCTGTGCGACCGGCGAGGAGGTTTATTCGATGGCCATCCTGATGCTGGAGGAGGGACTGGCGGACAAAACGACGATTTATGCGACCGATATGAATGAAAAGGCAGTGGAGGCTGCCCAAAAGGGAGCATTTCCGCTGAAGAAAATGCAGCAATATACAAAGAATTATTTGAAAGCCGGCGGGGAAAAGGCCTTTTCAGAATATTACACGGCCGATCATCAATCTGCCTATTTTCGGCCGTGTTTGGTGGAACGGCTGATTTTTGCCCAGCATAATCTGGTGACGGACGGCTCGTTTAATGAATTTCATGTGATTCTCTGCCGCAATGTGCTGATTTATTTTGATAATGAGCTGCAGCAGCAGGTCCATCGCTTACTGTACAACAGCTTGGCTGACCACGGCTTCATGGCCCTCGGCAGCAAAGAATCGATTCTGTTTATGCCACAAGGATTGAACTACGAAGAATTTAATGGGCCGGAACGAATCTATCGGAAAAAATAA
- a CDS encoding CHASE3 domain-containing protein — protein sequence MVCLVLALLIVLNRMTALQDEVDFVSKHDIEVHDLANQIQRNILDMETGMRGYALTGDESYLEPYNLASRTWLDNYNKLHSMLDANSAQQRNLEEMKPLIISWLANSGEYVINHKKADNTAALNEHFDKNTGKKVTDQLRTLLESFLATEKKVTADRIGQLDASNNNLKITLYALIVLVTIITLATAIILSNSIVKTIKEVIGAIKNITDSDSESEVDLTARIHVHTRDETRELAEAMNDLLGTLEKHNWVQKSRIEISMMFQGITDINVLAQSFVTRLAQLFGASYGVVYLRRTKEGVTDFVKVAGYAIADEDSVKKSFGLGEGLIGQAALNQRLLQLDQVPEEHYKVTSGFGASSPTNLLIAPFSFEGQVEAVVELASFQPNLPEHVILINQLQDKFGLAITSVKGRMEVERLLGESQMLTEELQAQSEELQAQSEELQMQQEQLRISNEILEEQKKYAEQRAFDLKQAKDELEDYSEKLKLSSQYKTDFLANMSHELRTPLNSILILSQMMTENIEEMDKTEVADYARVVNSSGGDLLRLIDDILDLSKVEAGKIEILIDEVNVTEIPQMMHSLFDPVAKNKNLTFDVRLDQGLPAVIFTDGQRLQQIWKNLLSNAFKFTETGGVTVRVIQAPAEKIAGPGTEEVVLAIEVTDTGIGIPHDKQQIIFDAFQQVDGKTNRQFGGTGLGLSICREFTQLLGGAIEVQSKPNKGSTFTVYIPSRQKSDDYGRVTDYLAFDEVAASVEDMLEETETEGTLVEFGESEMEVSGDHIFKGKKVLLVEDDGRNVFAIETALVSKGIVVEVAANGKQALRMLQEADYDLVFMDIMMPVMGGYEAMRAIRDNLGMHDLPIIALTAKAMKGERDKCMEAGASDYIMKPLNIDQLFSLMRVWLTEQVKAQ from the coding sequence TTGGTTTGCTTGGTGCTCGCCTTGCTCATCGTCCTTAATAGAATGACAGCTTTGCAGGATGAGGTCGATTTCGTCTCTAAGCACGATATTGAAGTCCATGATTTGGCTAATCAAATTCAGAGAAACATTCTCGATATGGAAACGGGGATGCGGGGGTACGCCCTTACCGGCGATGAATCTTATTTGGAGCCGTATAATCTAGCAAGCCGTACCTGGCTTGACAATTACAATAAACTGCACTCGATGTTAGACGCTAACAGTGCACAGCAACGGAATTTAGAAGAGATGAAACCGCTAATTATAAGCTGGTTGGCGAATTCCGGTGAATATGTCATCAATCACAAAAAGGCGGATAACACAGCTGCTTTGAACGAGCACTTTGACAAAAACACCGGAAAAAAAGTAACCGATCAGCTGCGCACACTGCTAGAATCCTTTCTAGCAACTGAAAAGAAAGTAACAGCTGATCGGATTGGGCAATTAGACGCAAGTAACAATAATTTAAAAATCACCTTATATGCCCTCATTGTATTGGTGACAATCATTACGCTTGCAACAGCGATTATTCTCTCCAATTCCATCGTTAAAACGATTAAAGAAGTCATTGGGGCGATCAAAAATATTACGGATTCTGATTCCGAATCCGAGGTGGACCTGACGGCAAGGATCCATGTCCATACCCGGGATGAAACAAGGGAGCTTGCGGAGGCGATGAACGATCTTTTAGGCACGCTTGAGAAACACAACTGGGTGCAAAAAAGCCGGATTGAGATCTCGATGATGTTTCAGGGAATAACGGATATCAATGTCCTCGCGCAATCGTTTGTGACAAGGCTGGCGCAGCTGTTTGGTGCATCTTACGGTGTCGTCTATCTTCGCCGCACGAAAGAAGGGGTGACAGATTTTGTGAAAGTGGCCGGATATGCGATAGCAGATGAAGATTCTGTGAAAAAAAGTTTTGGCTTAGGTGAAGGATTGATTGGCCAGGCAGCACTGAATCAACGATTGCTTCAGCTTGATCAGGTACCGGAGGAGCATTATAAAGTGACCTCAGGCTTTGGTGCCTCTTCACCAACGAACCTTTTAATTGCCCCGTTTTCTTTTGAAGGTCAAGTGGAAGCGGTAGTGGAACTGGCTTCTTTTCAGCCGAACTTGCCCGAGCACGTGATCTTAATCAATCAGCTTCAGGACAAGTTTGGCTTAGCGATTACCAGTGTGAAAGGACGAATGGAGGTCGAAAGGCTGCTCGGCGAATCGCAAATGTTAACCGAGGAGCTGCAGGCACAATCAGAAGAACTCCAAGCGCAATCAGAAGAATTGCAAATGCAGCAAGAACAGCTGCGGATCTCCAATGAAATTTTGGAAGAGCAAAAGAAATATGCGGAGCAACGTGCCTTTGATCTGAAACAAGCAAAGGATGAACTCGAAGATTATTCAGAGAAACTGAAATTGAGTTCACAATACAAAACCGATTTTCTGGCAAATATGTCGCATGAGCTGCGGACACCATTGAACAGTATCCTCATTCTTTCGCAAATGATGACGGAGAATATTGAAGAAATGGACAAAACGGAAGTGGCGGATTATGCACGAGTGGTTAACAGCTCTGGCGGCGATTTACTGCGGTTGATTGATGATATCCTTGATTTGTCAAAGGTGGAAGCTGGAAAAATTGAAATCCTCATTGATGAGGTCAATGTGACAGAAATTCCGCAAATGATGCACAGTCTGTTTGACCCGGTGGCAAAAAATAAGAATTTGACCTTCGATGTCCGTTTGGATCAAGGTCTGCCAGCGGTGATTTTTACCGATGGACAGCGATTGCAGCAAATATGGAAGAATCTTCTGTCCAATGCCTTTAAATTTACGGAAACAGGCGGGGTGACCGTTCGTGTGATCCAGGCGCCTGCTGAAAAAATTGCCGGCCCGGGAACAGAGGAAGTGGTGTTGGCCATTGAAGTAACCGATACGGGTATTGGAATTCCACATGATAAACAGCAAATTATCTTCGATGCCTTCCAACAGGTGGATGGCAAAACGAACCGTCAATTTGGCGGAACCGGCTTAGGATTATCGATTTGCCGTGAATTTACACAACTGCTCGGCGGCGCGATTGAGGTGCAAAGTAAGCCAAATAAGGGAAGCACGTTTACAGTCTATATTCCAAGTAGACAGAAGTCGGATGATTATGGACGTGTAACCGACTATTTGGCCTTTGATGAAGTAGCCGCAAGTGTGGAGGACATGCTAGAAGAAACGGAAACAGAGGGGACTTTAGTCGAGTTCGGAGAAAGCGAAATGGAAGTTTCCGGTGATCACATATTTAAAGGTAAGAAAGTGCTTTTAGTGGAGGACGATGGCCGAAATGTTTTTGCCATTGAAACAGCACTTGTGAGTAAAGGAATCGTCGTGGAAGTGGCCGCAAACGGAAAGCAGGCCCTTCGCATGCTTCAAGAGGCCGATTATGACTTGGTGTTTATGGATATTATGATGCCGGTTATGGGCGGTTATGAGGCGATGCGGGCAATCCGTGATAACCTTGGTATGCATGATCTGCCAATTATCGCCTTGACTGCGAAAGCGATGAAGGGCGAACGCGATAAATGTATGGAAGCGGGTGCGTCGGATTATATTATGAAACCATTAAATATTGATCAGTTGTTCTCCTTAATGCGGGTATGGCTGACAGAGCAGGTGAAAGCACAGTGA
- a CDS encoding Dps family protein: MAKTKEKEKTVSSSELLDKQVANFSVLYMKLHHFHWYVKGENFFTLHVKFEELYTEAGLHLDTIAERMLSIGAKPTATLKNHLEMASIQEAEGDESAREMVQALADDFETVCNELTDGITTAEDNDDQPTADMFIAIRTSLEKHRWMLKAYLAE, from the coding sequence ATGGCAAAAACGAAGGAAAAAGAAAAAACCGTTTCATCGTCCGAGCTTCTTGACAAGCAGGTGGCCAATTTCTCTGTATTGTATATGAAGCTGCACCATTTTCATTGGTATGTGAAAGGTGAGAACTTCTTCACGCTGCATGTGAAATTTGAGGAATTGTATACAGAAGCAGGCCTGCATCTGGATACCATCGCGGAACGAATGCTGTCCATTGGCGCCAAACCAACGGCCACGTTGAAGAATCATTTAGAAATGGCCTCAATTCAAGAGGCAGAGGGAGATGAATCGGCACGGGAGATGGTCCAAGCATTGGCGGATGACTTTGAGACGGTCTGTAACGAATTGACAGATGGCATTACGACAGCCGAGGACAATGACGATCAGCCAACGGCCGATATGTTTATTGCCATTCGGACGTCATTAGAAAAACACAGATGGATGCTGAAAGCGTATTTGGCGGAGTAA
- a CDS encoding PP2C family protein-serine/threonine phosphatase: MKIIIVDDNKTNLMIVGKILQMAGYKRLVPMTSAMELYDYLQLDNPNPPEHDIDLILMDLMMPEIDGMEACRRILSHEHYKDLPIIFVTAMGDSNKMAEAMDAGALDYVMKPINKIELLARIRSVLRLKLEKDMRKERDKRIQYEMDLAKQVQLSVLSDPLKEEDVTISAVYKPSFELAGDLYAWYKISPHRYGIILLDMMGHGISSSLVCMYIYSALKDSITEIGDPEAVLKELNRRMDQLHIDSLINYYFTAIYMVLDTEKQTIEYVNAGHPPGIVIVDDEVKLLEEGCCAVGFFDEIEVTKGVIPYKKDARILLYTDGLSESLEEEYEDVEGMLVNCMREDGMDDPGVLFQNLKLSTERLDAQKDDICLVMITTK, translated from the coding sequence ATGAAAATTATCATTGTCGATGATAATAAAACGAATCTAATGATTGTGGGGAAAATCCTGCAAATGGCTGGCTATAAACGATTGGTGCCGATGACATCCGCCATGGAGTTATATGACTATTTGCAGCTTGATAATCCGAATCCTCCAGAACATGACATTGATTTAATCCTCATGGATTTGATGATGCCGGAAATTGATGGCATGGAGGCTTGTCGAAGGATCCTTTCTCATGAGCATTATAAAGATCTTCCGATTATTTTTGTCACCGCCATGGGTGATTCCAATAAAATGGCCGAGGCGATGGATGCCGGTGCCCTTGATTATGTGATGAAACCGATTAATAAGATTGAACTGCTGGCCCGAATCCGCTCTGTTTTGCGCTTAAAATTGGAGAAGGATATGCGGAAGGAACGGGATAAGCGGATTCAATATGAGATGGATTTGGCCAAGCAGGTGCAGTTAAGTGTGCTGTCTGATCCGCTTAAGGAAGAGGATGTGACCATTTCTGCCGTCTATAAGCCTTCGTTTGAGCTGGCGGGGGATTTGTATGCCTGGTATAAGATTAGTCCGCACCGCTATGGGATTATTTTGTTGGATATGATGGGCCACGGGATTTCTTCTTCCCTTGTCTGTATGTACATATATTCTGCGTTAAAGGATTCAATTACCGAAATAGGTGATCCGGAGGCCGTTCTGAAAGAACTGAACCGGCGGATGGATCAGCTTCATATTGATAGTTTAATTAATTATTATTTTACGGCGATTTATATGGTGCTCGATACCGAAAAGCAGACGATCGAGTATGTGAATGCCGGACATCCGCCGGGAATTGTCATTGTCGATGATGAAGTGAAGCTGCTCGAGGAAGGCTGCTGTGCGGTTGGCTTTTTTGATGAAATTGAAGTAACGAAAGGGGTTATTCCTTATAAAAAGGATGCTCGGATATTGCTATATACCGATGGGTTATCAGAATCCCTGGAAGAAGAGTATGAGGATGTGGAAGGGATGCTTGTGAACTGTATGCGCGAGGACGGGATGGACGACCCTGGAGTGTTATTCCAAAATCTTAAGCTGAGTACGGAACGTCTTGATGCACAAAAGGATGATATTTGTTTAGTAATGATTACGACGAAGTGA
- the sigB gene encoding RNA polymerase sigma factor SigB: MTQPSQTVKRTKEEIDALINAFQQDENEEAQTALVEHYTALVGSLARKYSKGKSFHEDIMQVAMIGLLSAIRRYDAGMGKSFESYLIPTVIGEIKRFLRDKTWSVHVPRRIKETWPKIKTVVDELTNQLQRSPQIHEIADYMDISEEEVLEAMEMGKSYQAASVDLPIETGSEGSTVTTLDIVGTYDEGFEKVDQKLLLESALHVLSDKEREIIHCTFIANKSQKETGEKLGISQMHVSRLQKKAIEKLRKAIRGQTPDALLR, encoded by the coding sequence ATGACACAACCATCTCAAACCGTGAAGCGAACTAAGGAAGAAATTGATGCCCTGATTAACGCGTTCCAGCAGGATGAGAACGAGGAAGCGCAAACGGCCCTGGTCGAGCATTACACTGCTCTGGTTGGGAGTCTGGCGCGAAAATATTCGAAGGGGAAAAGTTTCCACGAGGATATCATGCAGGTCGCGATGATTGGCTTATTGTCGGCGATTAGAAGGTATGATGCCGGCATGGGGAAGTCGTTTGAATCGTATTTAATTCCGACTGTCATCGGGGAAATCAAGCGGTTTTTGCGGGATAAAACGTGGAGTGTCCATGTACCAAGGCGGATCAAGGAGACATGGCCAAAGATCAAAACGGTTGTCGACGAGCTGACGAATCAATTGCAGCGGTCACCTCAAATTCATGAAATTGCCGATTATATGGACATTTCCGAAGAAGAAGTATTGGAAGCGATGGAGATGGGGAAAAGCTATCAGGCTGCATCGGTCGATCTTCCGATTGAAACAGGTTCTGAGGGTAGCACAGTAACCACGTTAGATATCGTGGGAACCTATGATGAGGGCTTTGAAAAAGTCGATCAAAAACTGTTGCTGGAGAGCGCCCTTCATGTTTTATCAGATAAAGAGAGGGAAATCATCCATTGCACGTTTATCGCGAATAAAAGTCAAAAGGAAACAGGGGAGAAACTGGGAATCTCGCAGATGCATGTTTCAAGGCTGCAGAAGAAAGCGATTGAAAAGCTGAGGAAAGCAATCAGGGGTCAGACCCCCGATGCGTTATTGCGTTAA